The following coding sequences lie in one Apium graveolens cultivar Ventura chromosome 1, ASM990537v1, whole genome shotgun sequence genomic window:
- the LOC141676751 gene encoding uncharacterized protein LOC141676751, with protein sequence MLKFLPGVDVVDAPDVVARVFKMKVDQLLDEIKNKNCFGRCIGVMHVIEFQKRGLPHAHMLIWLHSNDRPKIIEQIDKMVSAEIPDPSIDPVGYETVTNYMIYGPCGTNCVKSPCMVKGRCIKHFPKRLTKYTESFRQCWNKEKQIRSMRKRGDVIGRLAEVHSSSGELLYLRMLLLRIKGVVCFDDLKTVNGHVHNSFHEACAALVYSPISHPRNLWEAHWGCMSDDILLVRRHLTGNPNLCLSDIEIQNYALAEKLLNGIGKSLRNFPDIPYPGYAFFSNSENRLILEETSYDTEEMKRIHTRNHSLLNDEQKIVYDSNLDNINQKKGGVFFVYGSGGCGKTFLWQTLCCRLRSEHKIVLPVASCGIAAMLLPGGRTAHFRFHIPLKLDENCSAGLRHGTDISELL encoded by the exons ATGTTAAAGTTTCTACCTGGTGTTGATGTTGTTGATGCACCCGACGTCGTTGCAAGGGTATTTAAAATGAAAGTTGACCAACTTCTTGatgaaataaaaaataagaaCTGCTTTGGACGTTGTATTGGAG TAATGCACGTCATAGAGTTTCAAAAGCGTGGATTGCCACATGCTCACATGCTAATATGGTTGCATTCAAACGATCGTCCCAAAATAATTGAACAAATAGATAAAAtggtttctgcagaaattcctgACCCAAGTATTGATCCAGTTGGTTATGAAACTGTCACGAATTACATGATCTACGGACCATGTGGCACTAACTGTGTCAAGTCTCCGTGTATGGTTAAAGGTCGTTGTATTAAACATTTTCCTAAAAG GCTCACAAAATATACAGAAAGTTTTCGACAATGCTGGAACAAAGAAAAGCAAATTAGAAGCATG AGGAAAAGAGGTGATGTCATCGGTAGGCTTGCTGAAGTACATTCATCTAGCGGTGAACTATTATATCTCCGCATGCTCCTGCTCAGGATTAAAGGTGTTGTATGTTTTGATGATTTGAAGACAGTCAACGGCCATGTTCATAACTCCTTTCACGAAGCTTGTGCTGCGCTAG TATACAGTCCAATCTCTCATCCGCGTAACCTTTGGGAAGCTCATTGGGGATGCATGTCAGATGATATTCTTCTTGTGAGGCGACATCTCACTGGGAATCCAAACCTTTGTCTATCAGATATTGAGATCCAGAATTACGCTCTTGCAG AGAAATTGTTGAATGGTATTGGTAAAAGCCTTAGAAACTTCCCAGATATTCCATATCCAGGATATGCTTTTTTTTCCAACTCTGAGAATAGACTAATTCTTGAGGAAACATCCTATGATACAGAAGAAATGAAGAGAATCCACACAAGAAATCATAGTCTTCTCAATGATGAACAGAAGATAGTCTATGATTCCAATCTTGACAATATCAACCAGAAAAAAGGTGGTGTTTTCTTTGTTTACGGAAGTGGAGGATGTGGAAAGACTTTCTTATGGCAGACACTGTGTTGTCGATTACGATCGGAGCATAAGATTGTGCTTCCCGTTGCCTCATGTGGTATAGCTGCCATGTTGCTTCCTGGTGGAAGAACCGCACACTTCCGCTTTCACATTCCACTCAAGCTTGATGAAAATTGTTCTGCCGGTTTAAGACACGGGACTGATATTTCTGAGCTACTTTAG